In a single window of the Cydia pomonella isolate Wapato2018A chromosome 2, ilCydPomo1, whole genome shotgun sequence genome:
- the LOC133534829 gene encoding ubiquitin-like-conjugating enzyme ATG10, giving the protein MRAISYDDFINAAEEFLKISQNINDGWQLLQLQEDKSKTYLKKESFKVCEGTGDSTLLKTEYVIFYNHSYGVPSFSFNVWNSTGALLTLERIRQMSFISISEKDFYSIITQQEHPLFFRPYFMVHPCHTEELLLVFKNKSKNIIVTFLGFITPLIKLDLPIEYGL; this is encoded by the exons ATGAGGGCAATATCTTATGACGATTTTATCAATGCTGCTGAagagtttttaaaaatatcgCAAAATATAAACGACGGATGGCAACTGTTGCAACTACAAGAAGATAAAAGTAAGACATATCTCAAGAAAGAGAGCTTTAAAGTGTGTGAGGGAACAGGTGATTCCACTCTTCTAAAAACTGAATATGTCATATTTTACAACCATAGCTATGGAGTACCATCATTTAGTTTTAATGTTTGGAACTCAACAGGAGCCCTACTGACTTTGGAGAGAATAAGACAAATGTCTTTTATCAG TATCAGTGAAAAGGACTTTTACTCTATTATAACCCAACAGGAGCACCCATTATTCTTTCGTCCATATTTCATGGTACATCCTTGTCACACTGAAGAACTGCTCTTAGTGTTCAAGAACAAATCAAAGAACATTATTGTGACATTTCTTGGATTTATAACTCCATTGATAAAATTAGATTTACCAATAGAATATGGCCTGTGa
- the LOC133534826 gene encoding spermidine synthase gives MDSLKKNWFTEACELWPGGTFSFEVKEVLCDEKSEYQHVQVFDTTSLGKVLVLDGIIQCTEKDEFSYQEMISFLPLCCHKNPEKVLIVGGGDGGVAREVAKHPKVKQIVQVEIDAKVIEVSKKHLAFMAIGFDSPKLTLHVGDGFEFMKQHSAEFDVIITDSSDPVGPAVSLFQENYFSLMKSALREGGIVCSQAGTIWNDLQLVRSTLSHCRKQFPSAAYAYASVPTYPSGQIGFVIGSLTPNARFDVPTITFTKDEEAAMKLRYYNSEVHKAAFVLPTFVKYQLA, from the exons ATGGACTCTCTTAAAAAGAACTGGTTTACTGAGGCATGCGAATTATGGCCTGGAGGCACGTTTTCGTTCGAAGTGAAGGAGGTGCTTTGTGATGAGAAATCTGAATACCAACACGTTCAAGTTTTTGATACTACAAGTTTAGGCAAAGTTTTGGTACTGGATGGGATCATACAGTGTACTGAAAAAGACGAATTTTCTTATCAG gagATGATATCATTCCTGCCTTTATGTTGCCACAAAAATCCTGAAAAAGTACTAATTGTGGGTGGAGGTGATGGGGGAGTAGCCAGAGAGGTGGCCAAGCATCCCAAAGTGAAACAAATTGTACAG gtggAAATCGACGCAAAAGTAATAGAAGTATCAAAGAAACACCTCGCCTTCATGGCCATAGGCTTCGACAGTCCAAAGCTGACGCTGCACGTGGGCGATGGCTTCGAGTTCATGAAGCAGCACAGCGCAGAGTTCGACGTGATCATCACCGACAGCAGCGACCCCGTCGGCCCGGCCGTCAGTCTCTTCCAGGAAAATTACTTCAGCTTGATGAAGAGTGCGTTGAGGGAGGGCGGGATTGTGTGCTCGCAGGCGGGAACTATTTGGAATGATTTGCAACTTGTCAGGAGTACGCTGAG cCATTGCAGAAAACAGTTCCCCTCGGCGGCCTACGCCTACGCGTCAGTACCGACCTATCCGTCCGGCCAGATCGGGTTTGTGATCGGCTCTCTTACACCCAACGCGCGCTTCGACGTTCCCACCATTACCTTTACTAAAGACGAGGAAGCCGCCATGAAACTGAGGTACTACAACTCGGAAGTGCACAAGGCTGCGTTCGTGTTGCCGACGTTCGTTAAATATCAGCTCGCGTAG
- the LOC133534822 gene encoding interleukin-1 receptor-associated kinase 4-like has translation MLANTEIRNLKEGTLDTIVKILHIVEDDWKKFMGFIPMDPQKENSDRKYNSEHIRLIEEHSSVVNEKCAKILFDEWGTSGQIRPTLKTVQQIALKAEMIRLADEIADILGEPHPPRPTKGPGAPVTENISLLLNESSSEIRDTTAQMKSENNETNNDVQGQSTEQVYNIPNFKLIAKSIGSDESYKQKSNNQQFSEQLNDHQQPHLQPANLQPSSRLLDYQSEYQQFQTSVPNIPIFQGTTEGLTLSSKIDSSILQDPELTHFDYEELQTATNHFSDICKIGSGGFGIVFKAPHPRHGMLAVKKTHNQPNQAEVMRTFNSEVRYLSQFRHINIVPILGFSKNGPVPCIVCEFIEGGSLIEKIAEKVLNERQRIAIMQGTAEGLRYLHSNRTDHPNAPSATDPSAQNVSRINFVHGDVKSANILLTKDFVPKLCDFGLTKSYEETFVVPTTFGTQVYMAPEAMHGSVTPKSDIFSYGIVLLELLTGLKPLVLTGNTKIDIKTYIYESTSCGKSIHEFLDQSTQWTKAEDIFTLVKKCLENNRHDRPTSEAICNILNAFNDN, from the exons ATGTTGGCAAATACagaaattcgaaatttaaaagaGGGCACCCTCGATACGATAGTAAAAATTTTGCATATTGTAGAAGACGATTGGAAGAAATTCATGGGTTTTATACCCATGGACCCTCAGAAGGAAAACTCCGATCGTAAATACAATAGTGAGCACATAAG ATTGATTGAGGAGCATTCCAGTGTTGTTAatgaaaaatgtgccaaaattttgtttgatgaATGGGGGACCTCTGGCCAAATCAGGCCCACACTGAAGACTGTGCAACAAATAGCATTGAAAGCAGAGATGATTCGACTTGCGGATGAAATAGCTGACATTTTGGGAG AACCTCATCCCCCGCGACCAACAAAAGGACCAGGAGCTCCTGTAACTGAAAACATCTCACTATTATTGAATGAGAGCAGCTCAGAAATAAGGGACACAACTGCACAAATGAAATCTGAAAATAATGAAACTAATAATGACGTACAAGGACAGAGTACTGAACAAGTATATAACATACCtaactttaaattaatagcaaagTCTATTGGCAGTGATGAGTCTTATAAACAAAAATCCAACAATCAACAGTTTAGTGAACAATTGAATGATCACCAACAACCCCATCTCCAACCAGCTAATCTCCAGCCTTCGAGTCGTCTATTGGATTATCAATCTGAATATCAGCAATTTCAGACTTCTGTGCCAAATATTCCTATATTTCAAGGAACAACTGAAGGTCTGACCCTGAGTAGTAAAATAGATTCATCAATCCTTCAAGATCCAGAGTTGACACACTTTGATTATGAGGAATTACAAACTGCCACAAATCATTTTtctgatatttgtaaaataggATCTGGTGGGTTTGGGATTGTATTCAAAGCTCCTCATCCCAGACACGGCATGCTGGCCGTCAAGAAAACTCACAACCAGCCCAACCAAGCAGAAGTAATGAGAACATTTAATTCCGAAGTACGGTATCTTTCGCAGTTTCGCCACATTAACATAGTTCCAATATTGGGATTCTCTAAAAATGGACCTGTGCCTTGTATTGTTTGCGAATTCATTGAAGGTGGTTCTTTGATTGAGAAAATAGCTGAAAAAGTGTTAAATGAGAGGCAGAGGATAGCTATCATGCAGGGAACGGCGGAGGGGCTCCGCTACCTACACAGTAACCGAACTGACCATCCTAACGCACCATCAGCAACAGACCCAAGCGCACAAAATGTCTCCAGAATTAACTTTGTCCATGGTGACGTCAAAAGCGCAAACATTTTGCTTACAAAAGACTTTGTCCCCAAG CTCTGTGACTTCGGCCTAACGAAATCATACGAGGAAACATTCGTCGTGCCAACAACATTCGGAACTCAAGTTTACATGGCGCCCGAGGCGATGCATGGCAGCGTCACTCCAAAATCAGACATATTTAGCTACGGAATCGTCCTACTAGAACTCTTAACTGGCCTTAAACCTCTTGTCTTAACAGGCAATACAAAAATAGACATTAAGACTTACATTTATGAGAGTACGAGTTGTGGTAAAAGTATTCATGAATTTCTGGACCAGTCAACTCAATGGACAAAGGCCGAAGATATCTTTACGTTAGTTAAGAAATGTTTAGAGAATAACAGGCATGACCGGCCGACTAGTGAAGCTATATGTAATATATTGAATGCCTTCAATGACAATTGA
- the LOC133534830 gene encoding uncharacterized protein LOC133534830 — protein sequence MGAPRTLLCLALLAACAGGGASPQNVPVRAEKQIELFDGLTMHLPTPETTNRIENAIVSFKMDTKRSIQEGRGKQKKLMERILPMFIMPFIIQSTIVPMFLSMLKFMLFKSMMVGKVALALIIFNAFRNHNTFKGRKEEQMADVHYGYHGQMEEYGAYIN from the exons ATGGGCGCACCGCGCACGCTGCTCTGCCTCGCGCTACTGGCGGCctgcgccggcggcggcgcctCGCCGCAAAATGTGCCCGTACGTGCCGAAAAACAAATTGAACTTTTCGATGGCCTCACCATGCACTTACCGACACCCGAAACCACAAACAGGATTGAGAATGCAATAGTCTCCTTTAAAATGGACACTAAAAGAAGCATACAGGAAG GTCGCGGAAAGCAGAAGAAGTTGATGGAGCGCATCTTGCCAATGTTCATCATGCCATTTATCATCCAGTCCACCATCGTGCCCATGTTTCTCAGCATGCTCAAGTTCATGCTCTTCAAGTCCATGATGGTCGGCAAGGTGGCCTTGGCCCTAATCATTTTCAATGCGTTTAGAAACCACAACACCTTCAAAGGAAGAAAGGAGGAGCAAATGGCAGATGTCCACTACGGCTACCACGGGCAAATGGAGGAATACGGAGCTTATATAAATTGA